One part of the Aspergillus luchuensis IFO 4308 DNA, chromosome 5, nearly complete sequence genome encodes these proteins:
- a CDS encoding uncharacterized protein (COG:O;~EggNog:ENOG410PU84;~InterPro:IPR011118,IPR029058;~PFAM:PF07519;~SECRETED:SignalP(1-17)) has product MSKFLFWTASAAALARAATLEQVCTVAHAKAAVPASGLVQGVVTNPSSVTAVPVYNESTSGSDYFPAGTYDYCNITMTYSHAGKDDSVLLQFWMPTPDDFQNRWVSTGGFGFAINVASNVPAGLPYGAVAGRTDGGFGSFDTQFSSVYPLVNGTANYDALYMFGYQAHHEMSSIGKAFTKNFYSMSDKLYAYYQGCSEGGREGWSQVQRFPEEWDGAVIGAPAIRYGQQQVNHLVPQVVEQTLDYYPENCEFSEMVTLIIDACDELDGRKDGVIGRTDLCQLNFDLKSTIGKPYACNATTSMGVTTPAQNGTITAEGVRVAQTILDGLKDSQGRQAYFWYRIGSEFTDAETIYDSTTGTYGIDISELGGEWVTHGLQLLDLDNLSTLDNVTYDTLRDWMLEGLQRYEDVLQTTWPDLSRFQAAGGKVIHYHGESDNSIPPASSVRYFESVRDTMFPNKTYNASVEALNEFYRLYLVPGASHCNTNSLQPNGPYPQNSLGDLMNWVEKGIEPVTLNGTVLSGDLEGEEQKICSWPLRPLWKNNGTEMECVYDQKSIDTWLYDLDAYDIPIY; this is encoded by the coding sequence ATGTCCAAGTTCCTCTTTTGGACCGCCTCCGCGGCGGCCCTCGCGCGCGCCGCGACTCTCGAGCAGGTCTGTACCGTTGCTCACGCAAAGGCCGCCGTGCCCGCATCCGGCCTGGTGCAGGGTGTGGTCACCAACCCTTCCAGTGTCACTGCGGTTCCCGTCTACAATGAATCCACCTCTGGATCCGACTACTTCCCGGCCGGAACCTATGATTACTGCAATATCACCATGACTTATTCTCATGCAGGCAAGGACGACAGCGTCCTGCTGCAATTCTGGATGCCCACTCCTGATGACTTCCAGAACCGCTGGGTGTCCACCGGTGGCTTTGGCTTTGCCATCAACGTTGCCTCCAACGTGCCTGCCGGTCTTCCCTATGGTGCCGTCGCCGGCCGGACCGACGGTGGCTTTGGCAGCTTCGACACCCAGTTCTCCTCTGTGTACCCCCTGGTGAATGGTACCGCCAACTACGATGCCCTGTACATGTTCGGCTACCAGGCCCACCACGAGATGTCCTCCATCGGCAAGGCCTTCACCAAGAACTTCTACAGCATGTCTGACAAGCTCTATGCCTACTACCAGGGCTGCTCCGAGGGTGGTCGTGAGGGCTGGAGTCAGGTGCAGCGCTTCCCCGAGGAGTGGGATGGTGCCGTCATTGGTGCTCCTGCCATTCGTTATGGACAGCAGCAGGTGAACCACCTGGTGCCCCAGGTCGTGGAGCAGACCCTCGACTACTACCCTGAGAACTGCGAGTTCTCCGAGATGGTGACTCTGATCATTGACGCCTGCGATGAACTCGATGGCCGCAAGGACGGCGTCATCGGCCGCACCGATCTGTGCCAGCTCAACTTTGATCTCAAGTCCACCATCGGTAAGCCTTACGCTTGCAacgccaccaccagcatgGGCGTGACCACCCCGGCCCAGAACGGCACCATCACGGCGGAGGGTGTGCGCGTCGCTCAGACCATCCTGGATGGATTGAAGGACTCTCAGGGTCGTCAGGCCTACTTCTGGTACCGCATTGGCTCGGAGTTTACCGATGCAGAGACCATCTACGACTCGACCACCGGCACCTACGGTATCGACATCTCTGAGCTGGGTGGTGAGTGGGTGACTCACggactgcagctgctggaccTTGACAACCTCTCGACTCTGGACAACGTCACCTACGACACCCTGCGTGACTGGATGCTCGAGGGTCTCCAGCGCTACGAGGATGTCCTGCAGACCACCTGGCCCGACCTGTCCCGCTTCCAGGCTGCAGGCGGCAAGGTCATCCACTACCACGGTGAATCGGACAACAGCATCCCTCCTGCATCTTCGGTGCGTTACTTCGAGTCCGTCCGCGACACCATGTTCCCCAACAAGACCTACAACGCCTCGGTTGAAGCCCTGAACGAGTTCTACCGTCTCTACCTCGTTCCCGGTGCCTCCCACTGCAACACCAACTCCCTGCAGCCCAACGGACCTTACCCCCAGAACTCCCTCGGCGACCTGATGAACTGGGTCGAGAAGGGCATTGAGCCGGTGACTCTGAACGGCACCGTGCTGAGCGGCGATCTCGAGggagaggagcagaagatctGCTCGTGGCCTCTGCGTCCTCTGTGGAAGAACAACGGCACGGAGATGGAGTGCGTGTACGACCAGAAGTCGATTGACACATGGTTGTATGATCTGGATGCGTATGACATCCCGATCTACTAG